A DNA window from Pseudorasbora parva isolate DD20220531a chromosome 19, ASM2467924v1, whole genome shotgun sequence contains the following coding sequences:
- the ptdss1b gene encoding phosphatidylserine synthase 1 isoform X3 encodes MSLAMAPSQGSRMLSKDDANYKLHFRMINEQQVEDITLDFFYKPHTITLLSFTVVSIMYFAFTRDDGDSDNNLRVGLLLIVSFFLVISILTFPNGPFTRPHPAIWRMVFGLSVLYFLFLVFLIFLNLDQVKTLLYWLDPNLRYATREADVMEYAVNCHVITWERIMSHFDIFAFGHFWGWAMKALLIRSYGLCWTISITWELTELFFMHLLPNFAECWWDQVILDILLCNGGGIWLGMTVCRFLEMRTYHWASIKDIHTTTGKLKRAVMQFTPASWTYVRWFDPKSSFQRVAGIYLFMIIWQLTELNTFFLKHIFVFQASHPLSWCRILFIGIITAPTVRQYYAYLTDTQCKRVGTQCWVFGAIAFLEALACVKFGQDLFSNTQVLYVVLWLLCLQRRTPVEIPVHLGEEKEVLEKTKQ; translated from the exons ATGAGTCTCGCCATGGCGCCCAGTCAGGGGTCCAGGATGCTCAGCAAAGACGATGCGAATTATAAACTTCACTTTCGGATGATAAACGAGCAACAAGTGGAGGATATCACCCTGGACTTCTTCTACAAACCGCACACCATTACTTTACTGTCGTTCACCGTCGTCAGCATAATGTACTTTGCGTTTACGAG GGATGATGGTGATTCTGATAATAACCTGCGTGTGGGTCTCCTGCTGATCGTCTCTTTCTTTCTTGTTATCAGTATTCTTACCTTCCCCAACG GTCCTTTCACAAGACCACATCCTGCAATATGGCGCATGGTTTTTG GTCTCAGTGTCCTTTATTTCCTCTTTCTGGTGTTCCTCATCTTCCTGAACCTGGATCAGGTGAAGACGCTGTTGTATTGGCTCGACCCCAATCTGCGTTACGCCACACGAGAAGCAGATGTCATG GAGTATGCGGTAAACTGTCATGTGATCACGTGGGAGCGCATCATGAGTCACTTTGACATCTTTGCCTTTGGTCATTTCTGGGGCTGGGCTATGAAAGCTCTGCTCATCCGCAGCTACGGCCTCTGCTGGACCATCAGCATCACATGGGAGCTCACAGAG TTGTTCTTCATGCACCTCCTGCCAAACTTTGCCGAGTGCTGGTGGGATCAAGTTATTCTTGACATCCTGTTGTGCAATGGAGGAGGGATTTGGCTTGGCATGACTGTGTGTCGCTTTTTAGAGATGCGTACCTACCACTGGGCCAGTATCAA GGATATCCACACCACCACAGGAAAGCTGAAACGGGCCGTCATGCAGTTCACTCCAGCCAGCTGGACGTATGTGCGCTGGTTTGACCCCAAATCCTCATTTCAGAGGGTGGCTGGAATCTACCTTTTCATGATAATATGGCAG CTCACAGAGTTGAACACGTTTTTCCTGAAGCACATCTTCGTGTTCCAGGCCTCTCATCCTCTCAGCTGGTGCCGGATCCTCTTCATTGGGATCATCACGGCCCCCACAGTGCG GCAATACTACGCATATCTAACAGACACACAGTGCAAAAGAGTTGGAACACAGTGTTGGGTGTTTGG GGCCATTGCTTTCCTGGAGGCTCTGGCTTGTGTCAAATTTGGACAAGAC
- the stmnd1 gene encoding stathmin domain-containing protein 1: MGCGSSGITVVEPVKPNSLNGNEFAVAQGGPRGDSAVSKMTTDSGVSLDARESAVLPGAVPRILPPLRAQSPRLAQGSEERVESSEILEQLLIQGIIPAQPKQAGSGEAYSIMMDGAEKPRSRPPARLESLKTRKEQEVPKKEDIEMKMRQVEERRKEREEDLKRRMRIKSARPRAAPPPTAELDPAELLHSEQLPVPTRTKPQTAVSGASEDQRPPASPELENDSTFQQVDDAEELF, encoded by the exons ATGGGATGCGGGAGCTCCGGGATCACGGTGGTCGAGCCCGTGAAGCCGAACAGTCTCAACGGAAATGAG TTTGCTGTGGCTCAGGGAGGGCCCCGTGGCGACTCCGCTGTGTCCAAAATGACCACAGACAGCGGGGTCAGTCTGGATGCAAGAGAGTCAGCCGTTCTCCCAGGAGCTGTCCCTCGAATCCTTCCACCACTGAGAG CCCAGAGTCCTAGACTGGCCCAGGGAAGTGAAGAGAGAGTCGAGTCCAGTGAGATCCTGGAGCAGCTGCTTATTCAGGGAATCATTCCCGCTCAACCAAAGCAGGCCGGCAGCGGAGAAGCCTACAGTATCATG ATGGATGGCGCTGAGAAGCCGCGGAGCAGACCACCCGCTCGACTCGAGTCTCTGAAAACTCGCAAAGAACAAGAAGTCCCGAAGAAGGAAGACATTGAGATGAAGATGAGACAAGTGGAGGAGAGGAGGAAG GAGCGAGAGGAGGACCTGAAGCGCAGGATGAGGATTAAATCGGCTCGACCACGCGCCGCACCGCCGCCGACCGCAGAACTGGACCCCGCCGAACTGCTCCATTCAGAACAGCTTCCCGTCCCAACCAGAACCAAACCACAGACGGCAGTCTCCGGAGCCTCGGAGGACCAAAGGCCTCCTGCTTCCCCAGAGCTGGAGAACGACTCCACCTTCCAACAGGTCGACGACGCGGAGGAGCTCTTTTAG
- the ptdss1b gene encoding phosphatidylserine synthase 1 isoform X4: MSLAMAPSQGSRMLSKDDANYKLHFRMINEQQVEDITLDFFYKPHTITLLSFTVVSIMYFAFTRDDGDSDNNLRVGLLLIVSFFLVISILTFPNGPFTRPHPAIWRMVFGLSVLYFLFLVFLIFLNLDQVKTLLYWLDPNLRYATREADVMEYAVNCHVITWERIMSHFDIFAFGHFWGWAMKALLIRSYGLCWTISITWELTELFFMHLLPNFAECWWDQVILDILLCNGGGIWLGMTVCRFLEMRTYHWASIKDIHTTTGKLKRAVMQFTPASWTYVRWFDPKSSFQRVAGIYLFMIIWQLTELNTFFLKHIFVFQASHPLSWCRILFIGIITAPTVRQYYAYLTDTQCKRVGTQCWVFGAIAFLEALACVKFGQDLFSNTQVLYVVLWLLCLRRTPVEIPVHLGEEKEVLEKTKQ, encoded by the exons ATGAGTCTCGCCATGGCGCCCAGTCAGGGGTCCAGGATGCTCAGCAAAGACGATGCGAATTATAAACTTCACTTTCGGATGATAAACGAGCAACAAGTGGAGGATATCACCCTGGACTTCTTCTACAAACCGCACACCATTACTTTACTGTCGTTCACCGTCGTCAGCATAATGTACTTTGCGTTTACGAG GGATGATGGTGATTCTGATAATAACCTGCGTGTGGGTCTCCTGCTGATCGTCTCTTTCTTTCTTGTTATCAGTATTCTTACCTTCCCCAACG GTCCTTTCACAAGACCACATCCTGCAATATGGCGCATGGTTTTTG GTCTCAGTGTCCTTTATTTCCTCTTTCTGGTGTTCCTCATCTTCCTGAACCTGGATCAGGTGAAGACGCTGTTGTATTGGCTCGACCCCAATCTGCGTTACGCCACACGAGAAGCAGATGTCATG GAGTATGCGGTAAACTGTCATGTGATCACGTGGGAGCGCATCATGAGTCACTTTGACATCTTTGCCTTTGGTCATTTCTGGGGCTGGGCTATGAAAGCTCTGCTCATCCGCAGCTACGGCCTCTGCTGGACCATCAGCATCACATGGGAGCTCACAGAG TTGTTCTTCATGCACCTCCTGCCAAACTTTGCCGAGTGCTGGTGGGATCAAGTTATTCTTGACATCCTGTTGTGCAATGGAGGAGGGATTTGGCTTGGCATGACTGTGTGTCGCTTTTTAGAGATGCGTACCTACCACTGGGCCAGTATCAA GGATATCCACACCACCACAGGAAAGCTGAAACGGGCCGTCATGCAGTTCACTCCAGCCAGCTGGACGTATGTGCGCTGGTTTGACCCCAAATCCTCATTTCAGAGGGTGGCTGGAATCTACCTTTTCATGATAATATGGCAG CTCACAGAGTTGAACACGTTTTTCCTGAAGCACATCTTCGTGTTCCAGGCCTCTCATCCTCTCAGCTGGTGCCGGATCCTCTTCATTGGGATCATCACGGCCCCCACAGTGCG GCAATACTACGCATATCTAACAGACACACAGTGCAAAAGAGTTGGAACACAGTGTTGGGTGTTTGG GGCCATTGCTTTCCTGGAGGCTCTGGCTTGTGTCAAATTTGGACAAGAC